A DNA window from Malus domestica chromosome 12, GDT2T_hap1 contains the following coding sequences:
- the LOC103449432 gene encoding WUSCHEL-related homeobox 11-like isoform X2, translated as MEDHHQGQDPNDSSPSNGSTKRSPEPVRSRWIPKPQQILILESIFNSGMVNPPKEETVRIRKLLEKFGSVGDANVFYWFQNRRSRSRRRQRQLQASLEQRTNYNINNNQMASLSQHQVGGAIQYGVSCCVPTAAPPLAFGASPNNFLVGSSSSSCGQHLIADHDVHHSIDCVGDQFFSVSDQMGFPEIEQSSGVTSVLGGGPSDTSNLHFQSGLITVFINGIPTEVPNGPLDMKAVFGQDVLLVHSSGLPLPINEFGFLAHSLESGESYFLVSRPT; from the exons ATGGAAGATCATCATCAAGGCCAAGACCCTAACGATAGCAGTCCAAGCAACGGCTCGACCAAGAGAAGCCCTGAGCCGGTGAGGTCAAGATGGATACCGAAGCCACAGCAAATCCTAATTCTGGAGTCAATTTTCAACAGTGGAATGGTGAATCCTCCCAAAGAAGAAACTGTGAGAATAAGGAAACTGCTTGAGAAGTTTGGCTCCGTTGGGGATGCCAACGTTTTCTACTGGTTCCAAAACCGACGGTCGCGATCTCGCCGCCGACAACGGCAGTTGCAGGCCAGCCTTGAACAAAGAACCAATTATAATATAAACAATAATCAAATGGCTTCTCTTTCTCAACACCAAGTGGGTGGTGCAATTCAATATGGAGTAAGCTGCTGTGTTCCTACTGCTGCTCCTCCTTTGGCTTTCGGAGCTTCTCCTAATAATTTTCTTGTGGGCTCTTCATCTTCGTCTTGTGGTCAACATCTGATAGCAGATCATGATGTTCATCATAGTATTGATTGCGTTGGTGATCAGTTCTTTTCTGTTTCTGATCAAATGGGGTTTCCGGAAATCGAGCAGAGCTCCGGGGTAACGTCTGTGTTAGGAGGAGGCCCTTCTGATACCTCAAATTTGCACTTCCAATCTG GTCTCATCACAGTGTTTATTAATGGGATTCCAACAGAAGTTCCCAACGGGCCACTTGACATGAAAGCCGTGTTTGGACAAGATGTGCTATTGGTTCATTCCTCTGGACTCCCACTTCCAATCAATGAATTTGGTTTTTTGGCACACAGCTTGGAGTCTGGTGAAAGCTATTTcctg GTTTCAAGACCAACTTAA
- the LOC103449432 gene encoding WUSCHEL-related homeobox 11-like isoform X1, with the protein MEDHHQGQDPNDSSPSNGSTKRSPEPVRSRWIPKPQQILILESIFNSGMVNPPKEETVRIRKLLEKFGSVGDANVFYWFQNRRSRSRRRQRQLQASLEQRTNYNINNNQMASLSQHQVGGAIQYGVSCCVPTAAPPLAFGASPNNFLVGSSSSSCGQHLIADHDVHHSIDCVGDQFFSVSDQMGFPEIEQSSGVTSVLGGGPSDTSNLHFQSGLITVFINGIPTEVPNGPLDMKAVFGQDVLLVHSSGLPLPINEFGFLAHSLESGESYFLRHFGVQERTSLSLSRNF; encoded by the exons ATGGAAGATCATCATCAAGGCCAAGACCCTAACGATAGCAGTCCAAGCAACGGCTCGACCAAGAGAAGCCCTGAGCCGGTGAGGTCAAGATGGATACCGAAGCCACAGCAAATCCTAATTCTGGAGTCAATTTTCAACAGTGGAATGGTGAATCCTCCCAAAGAAGAAACTGTGAGAATAAGGAAACTGCTTGAGAAGTTTGGCTCCGTTGGGGATGCCAACGTTTTCTACTGGTTCCAAAACCGACGGTCGCGATCTCGCCGCCGACAACGGCAGTTGCAGGCCAGCCTTGAACAAAGAACCAATTATAATATAAACAATAATCAAATGGCTTCTCTTTCTCAACACCAAGTGGGTGGTGCAATTCAATATGGAGTAAGCTGCTGTGTTCCTACTGCTGCTCCTCCTTTGGCTTTCGGAGCTTCTCCTAATAATTTTCTTGTGGGCTCTTCATCTTCGTCTTGTGGTCAACATCTGATAGCAGATCATGATGTTCATCATAGTATTGATTGCGTTGGTGATCAGTTCTTTTCTGTTTCTGATCAAATGGGGTTTCCGGAAATCGAGCAGAGCTCCGGGGTAACGTCTGTGTTAGGAGGAGGCCCTTCTGATACCTCAAATTTGCACTTCCAATCTG GTCTCATCACAGTGTTTATTAATGGGATTCCAACAGAAGTTCCCAACGGGCCACTTGACATGAAAGCCGTGTTTGGACAAGATGTGCTATTGGTTCATTCCTCTGGACTCCCACTTCCAATCAATGAATTTGGTTTTTTGGCACACAGCTTGGAGTCTGGTGAAAGCTATTTcctg AGACATTTCGGAGTCCAAGAaagaacctctctctctctttccagaaatttttag